CTTCCACAGATGCAGGCAATAGCGGCTGTTATTCACATATTGCGAATGAGGCGGATGCAGCTGCATCACGCATTCCTCTTCATCCCAGAACAGATCCTTGACAAAGCACATCTCTTCCCAGTTCGGGCAGCGCCGCGCCGTCGACGCGGAGACATGCTCCCAGCCTGGGCGAACCAGTCCGCTGATCTTGAGTTCACAGCCGCAAGGCCCTTGGACCAAGAACAGGCCGCAGGGACCTGATCCCGGAACACTGGCGAATCGGCCGGATCGTATACGGCCAGCCTCCAGCTTTTCTATGATCCGTGATCGCATGCCCCCTCCTTCGCTTCGCGGATCCTTTTGAAATCCACGTGGATTACGTTGTCCCGCGTCCCATTGATCGGCGCGAGTTGAGTTTTCAATGCAACATTCCGGTCAGCCTGCGTGAGCGGCTGCACGAACAATCTGCGAAGCAAGGCGCAGATGCCGGTCATCATTCATCCCTCCACTACCCATTTTTGAAAGCTCAGGACCCTCTTCGAAGAATTCGATCAAGCGGTCTTGCCGGCGCGCCGGAATGGCGCTTTCCCGATTCATCACCGCCTAATGGCAAAGCGGCTCTCACAGAACCCGGCGCGACAGGGATCCGGAGGACTTTGCCAACCCCAGATTTGGTTTTCCTCGCTCTTGCCCACGTACGATCCGTCTTGCGAGCCGACCGCAATCCGGGCCGCAAGACGCGCGACTGACACGGACCGGTTGGAAGCGAAGGAAGAACGCCCGAAGGCAGGCCTACGAACCCGTGACAGCTCGGCCGGTGATCGTCTCGCCCAGCCTTCGTTTACGACGCGATCATTGCGAGCGACCCGATCGAACGCAGAGAGCGCATAGTCGCGGCGGTGGGCGGAATAAATGAGCAGCACAGGACTTGCGCCGCTGACAAATGGTCTCCTTCATCGCGGATGCGTCGACTGGCGTGCGCAATACAATCCTATCGAGCATGTTTCGTCCGGACTTTCCGTCATGGCCAGCAAGCCGTGTGGCGCCCTCACATGGTTGTGGCTTCCACAAGCGTTGCCGCCTCGGTCAGATGCGCGCTTGTCGCCGTAGTACTCGATCATTCCTAGGCCCTCGCTCCTCGGCGAGCCTGAAACAGGCCAATGCGTCATCTATGTGGCCGCATGAGCGAAGTTCGGCTCGAAAGCCTGATAAAGCGTCTGCATTCGCGGGGTGGACGGTCACGTGCGCCGATGCCGCCCCTCTTTAATGTCCCATGCCGGCGGCGAGCTCCCGCCATAGATCTGCATCAGCCTGTCAGATGCGCTTTGCAGAATAAGACCACATGCTTTCCAGTATCTGACGGACTGCCATCGCCACGTCAGTTTCAAGCCGAGCGAGCAAGCCAAGGGCGACGATGGTTCGCTGGCACTGTCTCCAAACTGACGGCGCGCCGAGGGCCAGATCGTCAAGCGACCTTGATCGGCCGCGAGCCCGGGGTTGTCTGGCACGCCGAAGCCGCAACGCGGCGGCCGCCACGGGGGCGACGTCCAGATCCTGCGCTTGATGCTCGAACTTGAGCGGCATCACTTGGGGTCGTCCTACCATCGGCGTCTGTTTGAGGACAAAGCAGGCCGGAAACCTGACAACGGGGTTCTGTCCATTCCAGAGTAGCGCGGGCATCTATCCCCGTTTCGTGCTCGTTGGGCACGGAACGCGCCGTGCTTCGCGAGCGGCACGGCGATTGCTGGATGGGGAGCAATGAGTCGCCGCGGCCCAGCGCTAGAGGCGACGCTGTCTCAGGAGATTTCGATGAGGCTCGCCCAACTGATGCTTGTCAATTCGGTTCTGATTCCTCTCCTGCTTGGAAGCGCGGACGCGTCGGACATCAATATACCGGTCGTCCCGAACCTTCCTGTGTTGGCCAACGCGCCCGCGGGGTCGTCGAAGCAGGCAAACCGGCCCAAGGATCGCCTTGAACGTGCGCTCCAGCGAGAGGTCTTACAGAGAATTCACCAACGCCGTGGCATTTCAGGTGTCGCTCTCGCCTGGCGACGTCCGCCCGATCCAGCTCATCGAGAACACCCATACGGCTGCGAAGGTCCATTTCATGCCTACGCTTGGCGACCTCTGCCCGTCGCGTTCGATTTCCGACGTCATGGATGGTGCCAGGACAGTGGTCATGACAGCTGTCACAACATTGAGTATCCGCGACCGCGCCGGTAGAGTCGGGGAAGGGCGCGGTAGCTTGGGCCATTCGGCAACGCCCCGTTTCCCTTCCTCGCTCATCAAACCGGACGTGCGGAGCTACCGCATCCGGCTTTCCGACTGGCTTCAGTGCAAGGCCCACGGCGGCGGTCCCAAGTGGACGCGTCGGAGGTGCAAGACCCCGAGCGCGCCAAACACAGCCTCTCGCGGGAAGAGGCGGGTGCCACGCGACGGCACCTTGTGACGTCGGACCAGGAATCCGCGGACCCGTTCGTACACATGGTTATCGACGGTCCGGTACGCCGGTTTCCGAGTGCCGTAGCCGAAGTACGTGCTCCAGCCTCGCAACAAGCGATTGAGCCGGTCACGCACGTCAAGCCAGCACCCGGTGTTGCCGGGGACCAGGATATCGCTCACCTTGGCTTTGAGCCGCTGAACACTCTTCTTGGACGGGCTCGCGCCCAGATACCAATGGCCATCTTTCCGGTACCGATGCGGCCCGAAGCTATAACCAAGGAAGTCGAAGCTCTCGCGCCGGGCATCCTTCACCGAGGTTTTCGCCTCGTTGAGCGTCAGCCCGAGTTTCGTCATCACCGCTTTCGTCCACGCCAGAGCCTCGTGCGCATAGCCGCGGCTGAGGATGACGAAGTCGTCGGCGTACGAGACGATGTGGGCGCGGAAGGCTTCGCCGCGTCCGGTCAATCGCCAATGCTTCAGGAACCGGTTCATATAGATGACGGAGAGCAGCGGGCTTGCAACACCGCCTTGCGGTGTGCCGCGCTTGCTGTTCTTGCCGCCACTCATGCGCCGCTTCCCGTTGCCGTCCCGCTCCTCGACCGGCGCTTGCAGCCACAGCTTGATCAGCCACAGCACATGCCGGTCAACGATGCGTCGGGCCACCGATTTGAGGAGGTCCGAATGCGGGATCGTGTCGAAATATTTCGACAAATCGGCGTCAACCACGTCGGTATAGCCCCGGCAAATCAGCCGGTGCGTTTCCTTGATCGCATCGACCGCGCTGCGACGCGGACGATAGCCATAAGCACTGTCCTCGAAGTCCGCTTCGAATATCGGTTCCAACACGAGTTTGGCGGCAGTCTGAATGACGCGACAGCGGATCGTGGGAATGCCGAGCGCGCGCTCGCCTCCCCCGGGCTTCGGGATCATCACCCGCCGCACCGGATCGGGTCGGTACGTCTTCGAAACGAGGTCCTCGCGCAGCCCCGCTAACCATGCTTCCACGCCCGACGCCTCGATCTGCTCAAAGGTCACCCCGTCAACACCAGGCGCACCCGCATTGGCACGGGCCAGCGCGTAGGCGTGGCGCAGAATGTCCTCACGGCAGATCTTGTCGTAGAGCAAATAGAAGCGGTAGGCAGGCTCCGCCTTCGCCTTGCAATAGAGCTTTCTCTGAAGGGTCCTGATCCTTTCAGGCGTTTCGAGGCTCATCGCCAATCACCTGTTTCCTCACCGTCTTTGAAAGCACACCAGAAGTCAGGGACCTTCCCTCCGCCGGCATTACCCGGTTTCAACGGTACCGCGTCCCTGTCCGACTCCCGCTGCAGGCCGCCGCCAATTGCGACGTTGAAGACGCGACCTCCGCCCGCTGCGGGTCTCCCCCGATTACCCGCATCGCCCTTCCAGCGTGCCGAGTCCACTACCCCGGCGGATCAAACAGGTGCGCACGTCGATTGCTTCCCTATCCACACGGCCTTCCCCGTATCTCAGGCGGGTCGGCATCCGCATCTTCACTTTCGAGGCCTGCTCAGACTTCACTCATATTACGGCCCGCTGGATTGCTCGACCGCCCAAGGCGGCCTTTGTCACGAGGCTTCGAACCGGCCGGTTACCCGACCGATCCGCTCGTCAGCTACCAGATCAATCGACAACTATCTGGGTGGAATCCTCCTCCACTGGTGATGCGCGCCGTCGGGGCGCACTGAGATATGACGGCGCAGGCAAGATGCAGACGATGAATGCGTTCGCAACACCTGATGCGGAGCGGCAGACGCTCTTTGCGCTGGCAGCCACCACTGAGCTTCATCGACGTGTGGAGATCGCAGGCGCCGATGTTGGCCCCGCCGCTCCGTTACGACCAAGCAGCGAAAGCACGCACCGGACGGAAGCAGAGCAGTT
The DNA window shown above is from Bradyrhizobium sp. ISRA464 and carries:
- the ltrA gene encoding group II intron reverse transcriptase/maturase, with amino-acid sequence MSLETPERIRTLQRKLYCKAKAEPAYRFYLLYDKICREDILRHAYALARANAGAPGVDGVTFEQIEASGVEAWLAGLREDLVSKTYRPDPVRRVMIPKPGGGERALGIPTIRCRVIQTAAKLVLEPIFEADFEDSAYGYRPRRSAVDAIKETHRLICRGYTDVVDADLSKYFDTIPHSDLLKSVARRIVDRHVLWLIKLWLQAPVEERDGNGKRRMSGGKNSKRGTPQGGVASPLLSVIYMNRFLKHWRLTGRGEAFRAHIVSYADDFVILSRGYAHEALAWTKAVMTKLGLTLNEAKTSVKDARRESFDFLGYSFGPHRYRKDGHWYLGASPSKKSVQRLKAKVSDILVPGNTGCWLDVRDRLNRLLRGWSTYFGYGTRKPAYRTVDNHVYERVRGFLVRRHKVPSRGTRLFPREAVFGALGVLHLRRVHLGPPPWALH